One Glycine max cultivar Williams 82 chromosome 3, Glycine_max_v4.0, whole genome shotgun sequence DNA window includes the following coding sequences:
- the LOC100794946 gene encoding ATP-dependent DNA helicase RRM3-like, protein MLSTGKAAQSYSDIRTVNGVVYGTFREACFAKGFLGSDQEFISALQEANNWGIAHYLRKLFVKLLFMNTMDRPEYVWQQTWQWMADDIRFNNRKQDEQKTIVDTIIRVVNTQSAAVYFLYGYGGTSKTFVWTTLSSAIRSNSEIVYTVASSGIASLLLPSGWTTYSKFAIPVPATQNSTCNIHQGSELAELLKVTKLIVWDEAPICHRFAFEALDKSLKDIMQNNLPFGGKIVVFGGDFRQILPIVPKGNRSDIVHATINALYIWDHCQILRLTKNMRLLSSAPEQPNNQELKQFSDWLLDIGDGKIGQGNDGFSKITIPDEFLIKDYIDPIHAIVEAIYPQLDT, encoded by the exons ATGCTATCCACTGGCAAAGCTGCACAGTCTTATAGTGACATTAGAACAGTCAATGGTGTGGTATATGGTACATTTAGGGAAGCATGTTTTGCAAAAGGATTTCTAGGTAGTGATCAAGAATTTATTAGTGCTTTACAAGAAGCTAATAATTGGGGCATTGCACACTACctaagaaaattatttgtcaAGCTTTTATTTATGAACACCATGGACAGACCAGAATATGTTTGGCAACAAACATGGCAATGGATGGCAGATGATATCAGATTCAATAATAGAAAACAAG ATGAGCAAAAAACTATTGTCGATACCATTATCCGTGTAGTTAACACTCAATCAGCTGCAGTTTACTTCCTCTATGGATATGGTGGAACTAGCAAAACATTTGTTTGGACAACCTTATCATCTGCTATACGCTCCAATAGTGAAATTGTTTATACAGTTGCTTCAAGTGGAATTGCTTCATTACTATTACCTAGTGGTTGGACAACATATTCCAAATTTGCTATACCGGTGCCTGCAACACAGAATTCAACATGCAATATTCATCAAGGCAGCGAGTTAGCTGAATTATTGAAGGTTACAAAACTAATAGTCTGGGATGAAGCTCCAATATGTCACAGATTTGCATTTGAGGCACTAGATAAAAGCCTTAAAGACATCATGCAGAACAATCTACCTTTTGGAGGCAAAATTGTAGTTTTTGGTGGAGATTTTCGACAGATATTACCTATTGTTCCAAAAGGTAATCGCTCAGACATTGTTCATGCAACTATAAATGCATTATACATTTGGGACCATTGCCAAATTCTTAgactgacaaaaaacatgagGTTGCTATCAAGTGCTCCCGAGCAGCCCAACAATCAAGAGCTCAAACAATTTTCAGATTGGCTACTTGACATAGGAGATGGCAAAATTGGACAAGGTAATGACGGATTTTCAAAAATCACCATCCCAGATGAGTTTCTTATAAAGGATTATATCGATCCTATCCATGCTATTGTTGAAGCCATATATCCCCAACTTGATACATAA